The Drosophila simulans strain w501 chromosome 3R, Prin_Dsim_3.1, whole genome shotgun sequence genome contains the following window.
TTTTTAGGGACGACCAACCCGGAATTCAACAAATCACCCTTATGGACTACGGCTATAAGGTTCTCACCGTGTCTGTGCCGAACATAAATCAGCGGGATATccttgcagcagctgctggaggGTCGTCAGATGAAGCCAACCGGCTTACGGCGATAACGACTATGCGGTCCGTGCCTGGTGAGTTAGTCTTTGATACTCATTTAGTTAAAAAGTATAAACAACTTACATGAGTACATAATTGCAGAGGGCGCCATCTTATTCCGATTCGAATTCCCCATACGGATGATCACGGGCATGCCTTTTCGTCAGTCGGTTATAACAGCCGACAACGCATACATTGTGGTGGTTACGGTGGATAAGTCCAACAAAGATTGCCTGGGCGTCTACAGCGCAACAAATGGAGCATTTGTTTCCAAAGTCCTGTTGAAAGGCTGTTCCATTAAGGAGGTCATTTCGCTAGTCCCGATGCCGCACAAGGCCAACCAGGTGGCCGTGATCAGTAGCGAAAAGGGCAGCGTCATGGACATCAAGACGAAGAAGCACGTCCGCTCCATTGCCAAGTGGGGAGGTAGCATTACGCGGGACGGCAAATGTGGATTATATGCCCCCACCCGCGGCGGACTGGAAATGTTGGAACTGCGCAAAGGCACCACAGTTAAAACCTTTATACCCAAGGTGGCCGAGGGCGTGTTCTCGGTGATCTGTATCTTCACGGAGAACGACGAGTACGTGGCTTATTACCATAGCGGCCGCAAGACCATACGCGTATTCCGCACCGCGGACACTGAAATGATAGCCAACTACCGGCTGCAGGCTGAGCTTACGGCGATCAAAAGCAGCAAAGATGGACGCGCTATCGTTTTGGGAACTGTAGACGGGTGTATGTCGGTGCTGGCGATCGTTGATCCAAAGAAAGAGGAAATGAATGAGTACCTGAACGACTTGCCCTCCCGCGACGAGAACTGGAAGGCCaagctggccaaaatgaaggCCCGGGTTGGTTTCAAGGCGGCAATTCGTGTGGCCACCATTTCATCACGTTACGCCAAAACCAGCAAGGGAGGAGAGGAtggcgaggaggagctgctcaCAGAGATTACGGAGGACATTGTCGTGCCAGTGGCCGATTAACTGAATTcgttaatttataaatataacatttattttcgcatATAGTTTATGAGGATGTTACAAAAATACGCTGCGTGTCTACTGTGTATGTTATCCTGCGTGTATTGCGTGCTCTCGGCATCGAAATAAGTGTGTATGTGCGGGTAAAACTGAATGGGTCTTAAACTAAAAAATGGTTAAGGGGTAAGTGCTATTTGGTAAGAACTACGGTTAGCTAATATCAGtataaattagaatttttaGCGCGCACTGAGCCCAACGCTTGGCTTGAAACAATTTGAGGGGTGTTGAGATTGTTGAAAACATAACCAgacataataataacaagaatcGATCCTAGTAGGCGCGTGTTGCAAAAACAATGACCTTTCAAGTATACACAAACCTTTAACATGCTACTGCTTTTACTGacaattcaaacaaaataGCGTAGGCATAAACTAACAAGCTGTCTAATGGAACCCGGTCTCAGTCACAGTCGCCACTTTAATCTCAACTCAGCCAATCGAATCTTATTGAATCGCATACGAAACACAACTCAGTGCTAATACATAGACCGATCGTTTGTTATTAGTAAAATTACAGTACATAGTTGGAGGAGACATAGTGTAATCTGTTAATTATTGTTACTGTTGTTAACCTGCTTTCGACACTCACTGCTGCTGTTACCACACATAATTACcgtgaatatatatatgtgccgATTCGTAAGCATACaactatgttaaataataaatgatttatgtAGTTTACGAGGACTTGCTCGATCAGTGTGTTTTGAGGGGTCTcttttttcatataatttttagcTGCCGCTGTCTATAGCTAAGGTTTTTCAGCTACGGGAAGCGCACAGTTTATTAGGCATGATTCTCTTTCTTGATTTGAGCCAGCTTTGCCTGGAGATGCTGCAAGCGATTTGGTGACATATCCCGCTTCTGATTAAAAAACCTCAGTTAAtggttatttatttcttcatttaGCATACTCACTTCTCGCTTAATGAGCGACGCCTTCTGCGCGTTCATTCCGTTTAGACAGAGGTTCTCATCAACCACCTTATTGTCCAGCATATGGGATCCATCGTCTGCTGAACGTGCGGATGCTAGCTTGGCGGCCCCTCCGGTCATATGATACTGTAAGCGGTCCATCCAGAAATCGGGATCGGGACCGCTGTTCTGGTAGTTGACATCTGTGAGATAAGAACGAGTAGCTGCTGCAGTTCGTCGGATTTAAACAGTGTAGTTAGTATACGTTAGTATAACAAATTGCGCATTGGCCGATCTGTGTGACGCTCTTACCCGTCCGATTATCCGGAGCCTGTGTGGATCCAGCGTTCTGATTCCTCTCAATCTCGGCTAAGCCCTCCTCGATGTACTTGTGAAACGGGGCACTGGAGCCTTGCAGAAAGGTACTTAGATCGATATCAGGATTTTGTTGCTAAAATGTTTAGAAGTGTTACCTCAGGTGCCTCAAAAATTAATGGAAATATTATTAGAAAACCAACCTTAAAGTCGTAAAGTTTCTGCAGACCTTGCTGTTTGGTATCTCTATCTGAGATCAGCTTAAAGATCTGTGAAACTGTATCATGGGTTTGGTGCGAAATTCGCTTGGAGGCAATCTCCTTGGCCCTCTGGGGGGAGGCACCAATTCCTGCAGCAGAGCCATCCTTTTggaaattctttaataaatagCGTTTATTTAGTATTTGAGcaatattatacaaattatttttaagaatttctACCTTGAGAATGCGTATCAAATACGTGTGTAGCTCCGAGTGTGTTGGAATCTGGTTGAGATGTTGCAGAATTGCATTCCCCTTCACCTTTGCCATGTTATGCAGAATGGTCTTAATCGTGCGCATTGGAGTGTCCGACGGTCGGTTTTGCCACCAAGTGCTAGGCAGCGCGAGCATAAACTCGTGCACCTCGAGAATCACGGCGTCATAATTCAGCTCGTTGCTTCGTTCTGGTAGCATCTTAACGTTGCGCCATATGCACTTCATCAGCAGGTCTGTAAACTTCGGCAGCTTTGCCTCCGGACAAGTCTCCCGCAACAGGCGTATCAAAGCACTACGAagttataaattcaattaatgtGGCTTAATACATAGTAGACTCAATAATCTTACcagtttaaatttgtaaaatctACCTTGTCCAACACTTTCAGACATATGCCATTAATAACCTTGTTATACTGACTATCATCGCCCACGGCCAACTTCGGATCAGCCATAAGGTTTAACAGCGCCGACATTAGATTTTTTATGCATGCCACGCTCAGCGTTTTGCCCAGAATGTTGGCATGGAAAAATGTATACAGAATGGATAATAGCGGCTGGTAAACAACCACAGATTGAGCAGATGGTATCTGTGAGAGATTCtgataaaaagaaacaaaggaaaacaatttatGAAGATTCGAACTATATAATAAAGTTTTTTATACCTTAAATTGTGCAAGCACATTctgaataaatatttcttcGTAGTCGCGCAGCACAGCCTGCTTCTCTGGAGCCTCGATGATGGCGGCAAGCTCGTTAATAGCCGCACGCGCCTTGAGAGTGTCCGTGCTGCTTACACCTTTTATAACTTTTACCAGCTGCGGATCGTGCTTTGGCAAAACATCAGCcaaactaaaagaaaaaataaaaagaaaaggtAAAATACCAGATGTGTTGGATAGCCTGATGGACCACCTACTTTGGTATATTGTTCTCCAGCTGCTGTTGaggctgctggtgctgcaagCGCATAGGACTGCGATACGGCGAGACTCCACTGGTCATTCCGGCCGTGGATGACGGGGACGTGGTTAAAGTCTGCTGCATATAGTGCTGTCGAGAAATCAGCCGATCGAACTTCTCCTGCGGGTAGTGAATGCCGGCCCGCGTGGGCCTCACCTTAATGGGCTCGTCCAGCGATGAGATGTCTACGTTCAGTAGCGGCTTCTGCTCCATTTGGTCCACTCGGACCCAATCTCTTTCGATCTCGCTGATTACCTGCGAGTCCAAGCCGAATGGTCCACTGGGCTTCTGTTGCTGGGCCTGCTGTTGTAACTGTTGAAGCTGTTGCTGGAGTAGAAGCAGCTGTGACGAAGGTGCCTGGTCGAAAGTTCTAGATAAtcgaaacaaaagaaattgtGAAATAACTTCAAACCCAATTAAACCGCATACACATAAGAGGACAacaaagaacaacaaatgcatAGGCGTCTTTACAAACAGCaagcaacacaaaaaaagaaaacaacacaaGTATAAAGAAAGCCACTTTACGCCTGTCGAGTCAGGGAGCTCAAGTAGGCAACCACGTTTGTGGCGCTCCGATCTGTCATGTTGTTCTGCCCACGCGCATTTAGTTCCCGCTGCAAACTagttaatgaaatataaataataacgaaaatcaacagaaacaaaccgaaatttataaaaataatatgctCATCTTTGGGTACATCCGAGGGAGGAAACTACTAACCACTACCGCatcttttaaaaatacataacaaTTGCACAATCGGTAGAAGACATTTAACCGAAAGGAATCGAACGCACTTTGTCTTCGTATCTTTCGTACCTCCTTTCTATCAGGATTATTGTGTAAATTTTACATAAATACAACAGCTTGTTTTAGAAATCAAAGAATAATAGCTTTCACTCCCGAACACAGCCATAAACTACGGGTTCTGGATTTATGGGCACGTACGTAAAAGTGGCcaactaaaaactaatttttgtcCTTGTCTTGtggattattattattatttttattgctatcCCAGAATAATGGCAACACCAGTTTCCAACCCTCGGTTGTACAGGGCACCCCGCCAAACCTTAAGCCAGCCTTCTCACTTACCCGTCCTCATCTGGTGGCGGAAGCTCGTCGCAACCATTACCCACTTCAGCATCTTCGATTTCGATGCTGTCATGTCGTTGAGGTGCCGGCACATCAACAGACGGCGGTGGCGTGGGCTTCTTAGTCTTTTTGGCTCGCTTGATGCGTTCATCAAGCATTGAGAGGTCCTTTTCGTTAAGATGGCCAATCATCTTGTAAGTCTTTTCCCCGGACAAAAAGAAGACCTGGACGATGCAGTTGAGTGCTGCGTTGCGTACGGAATTATCACGGTCAGAAATCTGGCGAGCGATCTCGCGCACCGCCGATGGTGGACAGATGTTCATGCCGTAGCTCTCAATTAGAAAGGTTAACTCGTCAAGGCACTCAGTACGCTGACGGGCATTCTTCGATTTTAGACCCTCCATCACATAGCCAAAGACCTTGACGAAAGGGAAGACCAATATTACTTGCCGCAGAACGCGGCGTACGCCATTTCGAACAGCATCCTTTGGATCTCCGATCTGAGTGTGAAAAAGGAAGCTTAGAAAATTGTAATACCCCCTATTATTTGGAACTTGCCTTCAAAAGCAGATGTGGGACAAAACAGCTTCCCTCGTTCTCGGCCAGAATGTATTCCTCGTCAATAAGTACCTGGAAAACCTGTACTAGATATTCGAGACCCTTAATCAGTACAGAAGGGTTCGTATCGTAAAAGCGCAGCGTCAGCCATTTAAGTATTAGGTCCAGATTACACACCAGCGCCCTACTGTTTCCAGCCAGATCTTCGCTCAACTGCTCGATGACTTTCAAGTGGTAGCTTCAGggtaattcaaatatttatttcggtaACGCGAAAGGGACACTAGAGGCACTTACCGAAAATCGTCGTGGAACATGTTGGCTATCAGCGCTTTATTTACGTTTGCGGTCATCATTTGGTCGCGTAACAGCTCGGTGAATTCCTCTCTTGGGGTTACAAAAGTCCACTTCAGCACCTTCATTTTTTGTTCGTCTAGCAACCGCTGGTTTTTAGCACTGTTGGCGCACAGTAGCGGCGACGTGTCGATATCTTCGTCCTTTTTGCGCGCTGGTGCCGGCTTATCTTGTCCTCCGGCCACCCGGGCTGAAGCACTCTTCTGGATTCCAGGCGCAACCCCTGCTCCACCGCCGCGCACAGTTTTTGGCTTCGGCTCTTCAGGTATTGGAGCCTGATGCTTCCCTTTGGGCAGCGGTTTTACCGGAAGATTAGGACGCGCTTTTTCGAGTGCTGCAAGTATATCCTTTTTGGAGGCGGGCTTCTGCTTGTCCAGAGCGCGATTCATTGCATCAAATCCAAGGTGAATCATAATGCCCAACACCGCCTCGTTGGCATTTTTCCGGACATCGGCGTTTCGATCGCAGATGTGAGCATATAAGTGCGGCACCATTGAATGGATATCCTCCTTCGATACTGACTTGGGGGGAAGACCAGGCAGCTTATCTGCCAGCCAAGCCCACAATTCTGTCTTTAGAGCTGGGGATCCTCCTTTCAGGGCATCGGCTATCATTTCGCTCTCAAAGAATTCCTTATAGCCGCCCTTTtcgccaaaactgttgatgcAATTGAGGGCAGCGGCTCTTACAAAACTCTTGTTATCACCCAGAGCGTGTAAAAAGCCAGGGAACAAGTTCCGCACGTGGTTTCGACAACCAGCCCCCATGGCTGTGGCTAGCTGCTCGCAAATGGCAAGTGTCGTTTGGGCAATCTTAGCATTGGAATCTACCAGACGGTGGGCCAGAGCAGGAGCCAAGTCGCCAATGCTGGGTTTGATTAGCCGCGCCTCTGAAATAATGGCCTGCAGCTTAGTCAGACCCTCGTTGCGAGTTTTCCAGTCCTTGTCGGACATCTCCTTCAGCAGTGCCTCCGTAATCTGTGGAGAAATATCAACGCGTGGTAGAAGATCAGCCATGTTAATGGGCTCTTCTTCTCCGGCTGCCCCACCATCATCGTCCTCATTGTCCGGGGAATTACCGGCGGTTCCACCGCTGCTACGTTGAACTCCTCTAACAGGCTTGGGTGGTTTTTCGCCCACATTCTTGTCAAACTCTACCTGGATCTGGGACTTTAGTGCGGGCTTCTCGCTGTCGAAGAACATCATTAGAGTTTTGCCCATATACATAGACATGGTGCCCACCAGTTGAATAGCGGAAGCACGAACCGTTGGATTTGTGCTTTGCACCCCTTTTCGTACATCTTCAATAAGTGTCTTTGGCTGCAGTTGGAAGCCGAATTCTATGATTGACTTGCTCACCCAGTTAAAGGCCTCTGATTGCACTTTAGGCGATTTTTGCTCAAAAGCAAAGCTTAACACTTTGCCCACCACGTACTCCAGTTTAGTGGCTTCGGCAAAGGCAGACAAAACATCGCCAGCTCCTGCACCATTCTTGGCGTCGGCTAGCTTCTCGATTATTTCGTTAATCACCAGATCAACGGTTGTCGTGGTCAGTGGATAGTTTTCAGCCACACTGCGGATTATGTCCAGCTTAAATTTGAGTACTTGGAAATTCATTTCTTTGAGGCCTGGCTTCCGTCCACTGATTGTTCGGATCAGGATTTGTGATATGCCAGCCTGTTTTGCATCAAAGCCGGTTATTTCACCCAGAAGCTGTTCCACAGCAGCCAGGCGGTTCTTCCAGTTGGAATCCACCAGCCCATTAAGAATATCGCCTGGCAGAATTTCTTCGGATTTTTCTTGCAATTCCTCGGGGGTTAATTCGCGTTCCGTGGCTAGGGGTTTTCCACCCGCTTTAAGAGCTGCAGTTGGGGCAGATGTAGATCCTCCTCCACTA
Protein-coding sequences here:
- the LOC6727875 gene encoding protein mini spindles isoform X2 encodes the protein MAEDTEYKKLPVEERCVHKLWKARVDGYEEAAKIFRELDDEKSPEWSKFAGLIKKMVVDSNALAQEKGLEAALIFVENSGLAGRTVGDVMTGIVQKCIAAPKTKTKELSVQVALMYVEIEKQEAVVEELVKGMEAKNPKIVSACVAATTLALREFGHKVIGVKPLIKKLAPLMSDRDKAVRDEGKQLAVEIYRWIGAAMKAQISTLPQVTLKELEDEFDKLKGERVEPSRYLKSQQEKQAKIADAAATEDAYNEDDGEAGVEEIDPMDLLDPVDILSKMPKDFYDKLEEKKWTLRKESLEILEKLLTDHPKLENGEYGALVSALKKVITKDSNVVLVAMAGKCLALLAKGLSKRFSNYASACVPSLLEKFKEKKPNVVTALREAIDAIYGSTSLEAQQESIVESLANKNPSVKSETALFMARALTRTQPTALNKKLLKLLTTSLVKTLNEPDPTVRDSSAEALGTLMKLMGDKAVTPLLADVDPLKMAKIKECHDKAEIKIKVAGPKKEARPASAPTAKAGAPAKTTAGSVDPKPVTRPATTGARKVLKKPATVSGGGSTSAPTAALKAGGKPLATERELTPEELQEKSEEILPGDILNGLVDSNWKNRLAAVEQLLGEITGFDAKQAGISQILIRTISGRKPGLKEMNFQVLKFKLDIIRSVAENYPLTTTTVDLVINEIIEKLADAKNGAGAGDVLSAFAEATKLEYVVGKVLSFAFEQKSPKVQSEAFNWVSKSIIEFGFQLQPKTLIEDVRKGVQSTNPTVRASAIQLVGTMSMYMGKTLMMFFDSEKPALKSQIQVEFDKNVGEKPPKPVRGVQRSSGGTAGNSPDNEDDDGGAAGEEEPINMADLLPRVDISPQITEALLKEMSDKDWKTRNEGLTKLQAIISEARLIKPSIGDLAPALAHRLVDSNAKIAQTTLAICEQLATAMGAGCRNHVRNLFPGFLHALGDNKSFVRAAALNCINSFGEKGGYKEFFESEMIADALKGGSPALKTELWAWLADKLPGLPPKSVSKEDIHSMVPHLYAHICDRNADVRKNANEAVLGIMIHLGFDAMNRALDKQKPASKKDILAALEKARPNLPVKPLPKGKHQAPIPEEPKPKTVRGGGAGVAPGIQKSASARVAGGQDKPAPARKKDEDIDTSPLLCANSAKNQRLLDEQKMKVLKWTFVTPREEFTELLRDQMMTANVNKALIANMFHDDFRYHLKVIEQLSEDLAGNSRALVCNLDLILKWLTLRFYDTNPSVLIKGLEYLVQVFQVLIDEEYILAENEGSCFVPHLLLKIGDPKDAVRNGVRRVLRQVILVFPFVKVFGYVMEGLKSKNARQRTECLDELTFLIESYGMNICPPSAVREIARQISDRDNSVRNAALNCIVQVFFLSGEKTYKMIGHLNEKDLSMLDERIKRAKKTKKPTPPPSVDVPAPQRHDSIEIEDAEVGNGCDELPPPDEDGLQRELNARGQNNMTDRSATNVVAYLSSLTRQATFDQAPSSQLLLLQQQLQQLQQQAQQQKPSGPFGLDSQVISEIERDWVRVDQMEQKPLLNVDISSLDEPIKVRPTRAGIHYPQEKFDRLISRQHYMQQTLTTSPSSTAGMTSGVSPYRSPMRLQHQQPQQQLENNIPNLADVLPKHDPQLVKVIKGVSSTDTLKARAAINELAAIIEAPEKQAVLRDYEEIFIQNVLAQFKNLSQIPSAQSVVVYQPLLSILYTFFHANILGKTLSVACIKNLMSALLNLMADPKLAVGDDSQYNKVINGICLKVLDKVDFTNLNCALIRLLRETCPEAKLPKFTDLLMKCIWRNVKMLPERSNELNYDAVILEVHEFMLALPSTWWQNRPSDTPMRTIKTILHNMAKVKGNAILQHLNQIPTHSELHTYLIRILKNFQKDGSAAGIGASPQRAKEIASKRISHQTHDTVSQIFKLISDRDTKQQGLQKLYDFKQQNPDIDLSTFLQGSSAPFHKYIEEGLAEIERNQNAGSTQAPDNRTDVNYQNSGPDPDFWMDRLQYHMTGGAAKLASARSADDGSHMLDNKVVDENLCLNGMNAQKASLIKREKRDMSPNRLQHLQAKLAQIKKENHA